The DNA region CCTCGTTGCGGTACTCGAAGTCGTCCCACTGCTCGGGCGTCAGGAGGGCCTGCGCGAGCGCGCGGGTGTCCACCGGGGTGAGCGGCTGCGCGCCGAAAGGCACGAGTGCCCCGTCCACCCGGCCCATCGGCGGGCTCCCGACCTGGAGGTGCACGTCCGACACCCGCCGGGTGACCATCTCGCGCAGGAGGTCTTCGAGCGTCACGCGCCCTCCCCGCCCGGCCGGGAGGCGTCCGGCCAGAGGGGCAGGTTGTCGATGAGCCTCACGCCGAACATCCGGGCGGCCACCAGAACGCGGGTCATGGGATCATTCTCCACACGCTCTCTTTCCGCCATGTCACCGTCCACGACCGCCAGGTAGTCGAGCGTCACCTCGGGTTCCCGGGCGAGCACGTCCAGCCCCGCCTGCCGCAGCCGGGCCGTGTCGCGCTCCCCGCCCGCCGCCGCCGCCTGCACCGCCCGCAGCGCCCGCGAGAGGACAGTGGCCCGCTCCCGCTGCCCCGGCGTCAGGTAGCTGTTGCGGCTGCTCAGCGCCAGCCCCGACTCTTCACGCACGGTGGGCACGCCGACGATCTCCACGGGGACGTTCAGGTCCCGGACCATCCGCCGGACGACCGCGAGTTGCTGCCAGTCCTTCTCCCCGAAATACGCCCGATTCGGCCCCACGAGGCCCAGCAGCTTGAGGACCACGGTCGCCACTCCGTCGAAGTGCCCGGGCCGCGACGCCCCCTCCAGCGGCCCGGACACGCCGCTCACCGAGACGGTCGTGGCGTAGCCCGGTGGGTACATCACCTCCACGCCCGGGTGGAAGAGCACGTCCGCCCCCGCCGCGCCCGCCACCCGCAGGTCGCGCTTCAGGTCGCGCGGGTAGCGGCTCAGGTCCTCGCGGGGCCTGAACTGCCGGGGATTGACGAAGACGCTCACGACGACCGTGTCGTTCTGGGCCCGCGCCCGCTCGATCAACCGGGCGTGCCCCTCGTGCAGGTAGCCCATCGTGGGAACGAGGCCGACCGTGCCCGTGTTCGCCAGGGCGGCGCGCAGTTCCCCAGGAGTGGTGACGAGGCTGAGCGTCCGGCGGGAGGTCA from Deinococcus aetherius includes:
- the panC gene encoding pantoate--beta-alanine ligase; this translates as MTSRRTLSLVTTPGELRAALANTGTVGLVPTMGYLHEGHARLIERARAQNDTVVVSVFVNPRQFRPREDLSRYPRDLKRDLRVAGAAGADVLFHPGVEVMYPPGYATTVSVSGVSGPLEGASRPGHFDGVATVVLKLLGLVGPNRAYFGEKDWQQLAVVRRMVRDLNVPVEIVGVPTVREESGLALSSRNSYLTPGQRERATVLSRALRAVQAAAAGGERDTARLRQAGLDVLAREPEVTLDYLAVVDGDMAERERVENDPMTRVLVAARMFGVRLIDNLPLWPDASRPGGEGA